The Corynebacterium sp. SCR221107 genome includes the window TTCACCTACCTGCTCATGCCGGTCCGGCTTCCCGGATAAAGCCAGGGGGCGAACGTGTACATCCGTGAGCTCGGGCTCCGGGACTTTCGTTCGTGGCCCGAATTGGAATTACAGCTCGAACCTGGTGTGACCGTGTTTGTGGGGCGCAACGGCTACGGGAAGACCAACATTGTCGAGGCCATCGGCTACGTGGCTCATCTCGGCTCGCACCGGGTATCCAACGACGCGCCGATGGTGCGCCAGGGCAAGCCCAACGCGCGGATCTCGGCAACCGCGGTCAATCACGGTCGTGAGCTCACGGCCCACCTGCTGCTTAAGGCTCAGGGGGCCAACCTAGCGCAGATCAATCGCACGAAGCTGGGTTCTGCGCGGGAGCTACTCGGTGTGGTCAAGACCGTGCTTTTTTCGCCCGAGGATCTCGCCTTGGTGCGCGGAGAGCCCGAGCAGCGCAGGCGCTTTCTCGATCATATCCTGGCCACCCGTTTTCCCCGGATCGCCGGCGTGAAGGCCGATTATGACAAGGTGCTACGTCAAAGAAACTCCCTGCTGAAGACTGCTGGCGGGGCCATGCGCAAGGGGTACGACGGCGGTGAGGATGCCCAGGGGGCGTTGGCTACCTTGGATGTGTGGGACGCGCAATTAGCCACACTGGGGTCGCAGTTGATAGCCGCCCGGATGGACCTGGTGGCGCAGCTTAGTCCGTTGGTCCACGAGTCCAATGCGCGCATCGCACCGGAGTCACGTCCAGCTTCGATCGCCTACCGAACCACAGTGTTGCCGGGGGAGACCGGGGATCAGGAACAGGCCCAGGTCAGCCCGGATTCCGCGCCGGAGGTGGCGATCTTGGAGGCTTTTATGCTTGCTGAACTGGGAAGAATGCGCAAAAGGGAGATCGAACGCGGGATGAGCCTCGTCGGGCCGCACCGCGATGATCTGGACGTGCTGTTGGGAAGCTACCCGGCTAAGGGATTTGCCAGCCACGGCGAGACCTGGTCGATGGCCTTGGCTCTTCGGCTTGCGGAATATCAGCTTCTCAAACAAGACGGCACCGATCCGATCCTGATCCTCGACGATGTCTTTGCCGAGCTTGATGCGCGTCGCCGTGAGAAGTTGGTGGCCATCGCCAGCGAGGCCGAGCAAGTGCTAATCACCGCCGCAGTCGACGAAGATCTTCCCGCTAACCTCGATGACGCGGTGGTCCATCGCCACGTTGTCACGGTCAAAGACACCGGGGAAGGGCGCATCTCGCTCATGGATGAGGACGCAGCGGGCGAAGAATCTGCGCGCTTGGGTCAGGAGCAGGAAGAATGAGCGAACGCCAAGGCACTCCTGCCGGGGATTCCCCGCAGGCCCCAGTCGATCCTATTGCTGCAGCTTTCCGGCAGATTCGCCAAGAGGCGATCAAAAGAAACGGCACGGCGCCAGACCTCAGCCACCAGCTTCCGCGCCGGCGGCAAACGTCGGAAAGCAAAAATGCCATCCGGCGCAAGGGCATGCCTACTGGACGTGACGGGCGGCGACTGCCGCGCCGCGACACGATGGAAGGCATCGGTTCGGTACTCAACACCGAAATCCACAAACGTGGCTGGCGCAAGG containing:
- the recF gene encoding DNA replication/repair protein RecF (All proteins in this family for which functions are known are DNA-binding proteins that assist the filamentation of RecA onto DNA for the initiation of recombination or recombinational repair.), whose protein sequence is MYIRELGLRDFRSWPELELQLEPGVTVFVGRNGYGKTNIVEAIGYVAHLGSHRVSNDAPMVRQGKPNARISATAVNHGRELTAHLLLKAQGANLAQINRTKLGSARELLGVVKTVLFSPEDLALVRGEPEQRRRFLDHILATRFPRIAGVKADYDKVLRQRNSLLKTAGGAMRKGYDGGEDAQGALATLDVWDAQLATLGSQLIAARMDLVAQLSPLVHESNARIAPESRPASIAYRTTVLPGETGDQEQAQVSPDSAPEVAILEAFMLAELGRMRKREIERGMSLVGPHRDDLDVLLGSYPAKGFASHGETWSMALALRLAEYQLLKQDGTDPILILDDVFAELDARRREKLVAIASEAEQVLITAAVDEDLPANLDDAVVHRHVVTVKDTGEGRISLMDEDAAGEESARLGQEQEE
- a CDS encoding DciA family protein, which encodes MSERQGTPAGDSPQAPVDPIAAAFRQIRQEAIKRNGTAPDLSHQLPRRRQTSESKNAIRRKGMPTGRDGRRLPRRDTMEGIGSVLNTEIHKRGWRKEIAGGWIMTHWPELVGERIAQHTKVEMVKDKAVFITCDTTAWATNLRMMQRNILQSIAAQLGPDIVAELKIYGPKTPSWRHGPLHVKGRGPRDTYG